From the Sphingobacteruim zhuxiongii genome, the window ATGCCCTGGGAATGTACAGACATAAGGATAGATACCCTCTTCCTTTGGAGCCGTAAAAGACAGCCGTTCTTTTTGTCCGCCATGCAATATTTTTGTATGCCAAAGAATTGATGAGCTCTCCGGCACGTAAGACTTTGCCATACCTTGCGCGCCTAATTTTGCTGCAAGATTAACAATCTGTTCTCGCGTTCCAGGCTTTAGGACCAGTAGATTATGGTCCATATCATCTGTATTTTCGAAATTGATATGAACTTGTTGTCCAGGTTGCACATGAAACCTCGGGACATCAAATCTAAGCCCGGGAAGTACCGTCATCTTAATTTCTTTAGCAGGCACCCGCTTCGCTTGACTTAAACATTTATTACTACCTAAGAGTAATATGACTAAGCAAGCGATAATACTTAAACTTACTTTTTTATACATGATTCGGTTTAGGATTCAATGTTTTCTAATTTATTTGATGTGCAACAATTGCTTATAATGATCGGAAACGGTGAGTATCCCTCCCATTCGATCAAAGAAATCTTGATTTAGATAATATTTACCTGCTTTTACTTTCGTCCATTCCGCATCAGGATAAGGATGTCGAAGTTTCATATCTTCCCATTTTTGATAGTTCATATCACCATTGGTCTCCATCAAGCCTGTCCCGAGAATGGGGAATGGTGTGAGGCTCGCCGCAATCATCTTATTCCATTCCATCAGAACGGGATTTACGGTCAAGTCAGAACATAGACAAGGAATTTTATTTTCATGTGCAATTTTTGCGATTTTCATCGTTAAACTGAGTGTTTTAGCAATGCCCTTTAAGATAAAAGCATTGTATCCTAGTTCAATTTTTCGATAGGCATCCTGTTCGCTATGTATACTTTCATCGGCCCCGACCAATACGCCTAAATCTTCGACGCGCTCTTGATTGGCCTCAACAAAGGGCTCTTCATACAACAGAATGCGCTCAAAAGCACCAATCTCTTTTGCATAATCCAGATAATTAATAAGATCTTTTTTGCGTTCGTATCGGCCGTTAGCATCCATTGTGTAATAGATCGGGATCTTGGAATTGGAAGCGGCCAGCCTTTCATTGATAACATCATGTATTACCTTTAAGCGCGCCTTATCTTGATTCAACATTTCCTGCTGATTTCCGGGACTTCCTGTTTTGATTTTAAACACATAGTATCCTTGGTCAACAGCATTGGCAATTTCTTGTAGCGGCATACTGTAAGAAATTTGAAACATGACCGCAACTTCGCGATTCTGGTTTGCGAAGGCCTCACGGTATTTCTCAGGTATTAGCTGTTGAAAACTCTTCACTCCCCGCTTATTTCCATATAACATCCACAGAGCGTTGTCTACAGAGACTAGCGCATTGAAGATAAAATTGATGTGCAAAGCTGCACGTCCAGTAATATGTTTGCCTTTTCCCTCCAAATAAGGAACAAGTTGATCCATTGCTTCTACAGGATTAGAAAACTTTTTATCACACAACCAGGCTAATGCGGCTTTACTTACTTCAAACATCCATGTATTTCCCGTAGCTTCATCCGTTGACGCAAATGCCTCCGCATCGGCATACAATACGCTTTGTGTACCCATCCCTACGCCGTAATGGCCGTCAGCATCCTCCACGTATGCTATAGCTTGCCATAACTCGGTGAGGTATGCTCCTTTAAATCCAAAGGGAAATCGCAGCTTTTCCTTTTCGATAACTGCATGAACCTTAGAGACTGATAGTTGATTAAACATAGGTTTTAGTTTATTCGTTGATCTGTTCAAGAGGCTTGTTTGAGAAACTGCGAGCATATAGCTACAGTGCTCAATAAACGTTCGTCTATCCATAAAATTACGTTCACCTCCTTAACATCGTTTACGTTCACGGTAATTGATTATAATGTATGATGAATTGCGTTAATTATTATTCATCATGTTTTTCGAGATGTGATTTGGTTAATATTTACTAATCTAATTGGATAAATTGTAAAAAACAAATACAAGTAGATAAAACAGTACTATATGTTCATTGAATGTGCTAAGCCAAATCGCTAGGGCATATGATTAATGCATACAGCAAATGAGCAATTCCAATAAACGTATGAACGCGTAAATCTAGCATGACACCCCATGACAGTTAAACAACTGTGTCTTATTAACTTGTATTATGCGCCTAACCATTTTACTAACCTATGCACTTGCGTGCGTGTTTACCAGCCATGCACAAACAAAGAATCCATCGTCTCCCGTTGGACCTGTTGAATTCCGTAAGATGAAAGTCTCGTCGGAGACCTATGAATCTGTTGGAGTTGCCGATATAAATAATGATGGACATCCAGACTTAGTCTCTGGTGCTTTTTGGTATGAAGGTCCTCACTTTGTGCAACGTCATTTCATTGCGGAGATCAATCGCGTTCAGGAATATTGGGATGACTTCTCTACCATTCTCTTAGATGTGAATAAAGATGGAAAGATTGACATTGTTACTGGCGGCTGGTTTGAGGCCACACTCTATTGGCTAGAGAACCCCGGAAACAATAAAGCATGGAAACGACATGTTATTGATAAAACCGGCAATATCGAGACAGCACGTGGTTTTGATTTAGATGGAGATGGAATTGTTGAGATTATCCCTAACACGCCGAATCAACCTTTAAAATATTATAAGCTACAAGCAAATACAAGTAATAATTCAGATGCACAATTTACAAAAGTTGACGTTGCCCCGACTCATGGGCATGGACTTGGATTTGGAGATATTAATGGCGATAAACGCATCGATATCGTTATAGATAAGGGTTGGCTCGAAGCTCCAAATCAACCCAATGGAAAATGGATACTACATGAAGATTTTGACTTTGGACATGCGAGTATTCCTGTTTTAATTGTTGACATTAATAAGGATGGATTAAATGATCTGATTGTTGGACAAGCGCATGGATATGGTTTAGATTGGTATGAGCAACAGACATCTAGCAAAGGAAAGCGATCATGGAAAAAACACGTTATCGATGCAAATAATTCGCAATATCATACAATGGAATGGGTTGATATAGATGGAGATGGGGAAATGGAATTGGTAACAGGAAAACGCTTCAGAGCACACAATGGCGGTGATCCAGGTGCTAATGACCCCTATGGTTTATATTATTTTAAATGGAATGGTGAATCTTTCACAAAGGATATCATCAGCTATGGTCCTGTTGGTGAAGGGAAAGGCGCAGGTATCTATTTCTCCCTAGCCGATTTAAAAGGGACAGGTCGCCAAGATGTAATCGTTGCAGGAAAAGATGGACTTTACATATTCTTTAACGAAGGGACGAAATGATCATGTCAGAAAACTGACTTTGCTTTTTACTAGCGTCATATGATGTCTTATTTGCGCGTTATATGTGATAAGTTTACAAAGACAATCTAGTAGATACCATATCAAGTTTTTGCCCGCGGAAAAACCTAGAACAAACAAAATATCCATGTACTCTGATGCACGCTTTTCAATAAGATAATCATGGCTTTACCCTTTACAAACTAATTGCCGAAATAAGGGATTAATGTATCGGCGTCAAAGAAA encodes:
- a CDS encoding mandelate racemase/muconate lactonizing enzyme family protein yields the protein MFNQLSVSKVHAVIEKEKLRFPFGFKGAYLTELWQAIAYVEDADGHYGVGMGTQSVLYADAEAFASTDEATGNTWMFEVSKAALAWLCDKKFSNPVEAMDQLVPYLEGKGKHITGRAALHINFIFNALVSVDNALWMLYGNKRGVKSFQQLIPEKYREAFANQNREVAVMFQISYSMPLQEIANAVDQGYYVFKIKTGSPGNQQEMLNQDKARLKVIHDVINERLAASNSKIPIYYTMDANGRYERKKDLINYLDYAKEIGAFERILLYEEPFVEANQERVEDLGVLVGADESIHSEQDAYRKIELGYNAFILKGIAKTLSLTMKIAKIAHENKIPCLCSDLTVNPVLMEWNKMIAASLTPFPILGTGLMETNGDMNYQKWEDMKLRHPYPDAEWTKVKAGKYYLNQDFFDRMGGILTVSDHYKQLLHIK
- a CDS encoding FG-GAP repeat domain-containing protein encodes the protein MRLTILLTYALACVFTSHAQTKNPSSPVGPVEFRKMKVSSETYESVGVADINNDGHPDLVSGAFWYEGPHFVQRHFIAEINRVQEYWDDFSTILLDVNKDGKIDIVTGGWFEATLYWLENPGNNKAWKRHVIDKTGNIETARGFDLDGDGIVEIIPNTPNQPLKYYKLQANTSNNSDAQFTKVDVAPTHGHGLGFGDINGDKRIDIVIDKGWLEAPNQPNGKWILHEDFDFGHASIPVLIVDINKDGLNDLIVGQAHGYGLDWYEQQTSSKGKRSWKKHVIDANNSQYHTMEWVDIDGDGEMELVTGKRFRAHNGGDPGANDPYGLYYFKWNGESFTKDIISYGPVGEGKGAGIYFSLADLKGTGRQDVIVAGKDGLYIFFNEGTK